A DNA window from Camelina sativa cultivar DH55 chromosome 17, Cs, whole genome shotgun sequence contains the following coding sequences:
- the LOC104754239 gene encoding uncharacterized protein LOC104754239 gives MKHVNPSFIARGGLGPVTMVYWDINSCPVPPGCDASLVGPCIKRFLKKEGCSGPLSITAIGRLTEVPNDILEGVYSSGIALNNIFYGFFDTLHGLLSGFMDSNPPPANFMVISDAKSLGTPFPSMIASGLKSRGYNVLQPVPWDSLSLFSLEDDKCVDETSESAFWICSICDKDLPYQGFENFNTHVTSRRHKRELLDYLPADHRFTRREEKEEEE, from the exons ATG AAACATGTAAATCCTTCCTTTATTGCAAGAGGAGGTTTGGGACCTGTGACAATGGTCTATTGGGACATCAATTCGTGTCCGGTTCCCCCTGGCTGTGATGCTAGTCTGGTCGGTCCGTGCATCAAGCGGTTCTTGAAGAAAGAAGGCTGCTCTGGTCCTCTCTCCATCACTGCCATTGGAAGACTAACAGAAGTCCCTAATGACATTCTGGAAGGAGTCTATTCCAGTGGAATCGCTCTTAATAACATTTTCTACG GGTTTTTTGACACTTTGCATGGTCTTCTTTCTGGGTTTATGGATAGCAATCCACCTCCAGCTAATTTTATGGTCATATCCGATGCAAAATCCTTGGGCACACCCTTCCCTTCTATGATTGCTTCTGGGCTAAAATCGAGGGGATACAACGTTCTTCAGCCGGTTCCATGGGATTCTCTTAGCTTGTTTTCTCTTGAGGATGATAAGTGCGTTGATGAAACGAGTGAGTCTGCCTTCTGGATTTGCTCAATATGCGACAAGGATCTACCTTACCAAGGCTTTGAAAATTTCAACACTCATGTTACTAGTAGGCGACATAAACGCGAG TTGTTGGACTATTTGCCTGCGGATCATCGTTTTACTAGacgtgaagaaaaagaagaagaagaataa